In Methanofervidicoccus sp. A16, the sequence TCCAGATAAGCGTATTCCCTCTTTAATGGAAAGAATGGATAGATTTGACGAAAAGATGGAGAAACTTCTAGATAGGACCTTAAGGGACCCTCTACTAATTTCCCGTATGAAAGATATAGGTGTAATGGATAGAAAGATTGCTGCAAAGTATCATGCCTTAGGACCTACAGCCAGAGGTAGTGGTATAAGGTGTGATATGAGGAAGATGGGGTACGTACCAGAGTACGACCCCTTTGAGTTTGAGGAGATTCTGCTAGACGATGGAGACGTTCTATCCAGAATACTTGTAAGGATGTACGAGTGTTTTGAAAGTACCAAGATAATAAAGCAGGCATTAAAAGGTCTCTACCATCTACCTGAGAAGTTTTACAATCCCAAGTATGAAATAACAGAGTTTAAACCTATAGATACTTACAATGAAGCCCAGAGAGGGCAGGTATACTACTCCTACGGTGTGAACAGTGAAGGCAGAGTTATCCACTCGAAGGTTAGAACCCCCACAGAGACCAACTTAGCCTGTATGGAGGAGATACTTAAAGGGTATCACGTGTCCGATGCAGAGGTAATTATAACAAGTTGTGATCCCTGCTTCACCTGTTGTGATAGGTCTATAATGGTTATAGAGAAAAGGGATGTTTAACATCCACAGATATACTCCTTCTCAAAGTCAAATAAAACCCCTTTTTCCTCTCCATCTCCTATTACAAGTTTCCTCTCTTTAACTACATCTCCACAAACTTCAGCAGTTATATTAACATCCTCCAGTATCTCCTTGAGAGGTTTCACCTTCTCCTCAGGTGTTGTGAATACAAATCCACATCCAGGGTACATCTTTAACCACTGAACAATTGGAATACCCTCAGGTTTCGGTATCTTCCTTATATCCACATAACCTCCCTTCCTGGACACTTCGAGGAGCATCCCCAAGGTACCTAAAGCACCTGGATTACTTATATCTTTACAGGAGTTAGCCAGTTTTTCTTTTCCAATAATTTCAAGGACCCTTAATTGATCTCTTACAAGTTTTTTTGGTTTCATAGTGGTAGTATCCCAGTTGAGGTTGAATTTTTCATGGACCTTACCATCTAGATCGTAGGCAAAGACTATCTTATCCCCTACTTTTGCACTATCACTCCTTAATATACTATTCTTGTTTACAACACCTGTAATAGAAACATCGAGAATATTGCACTTTGCATCGGGATGTGTATGTCCCCCTACCATAGGAATACCGAACTTATCTATACCGTCTCTTATACCCTTAAGGATCTCTCTACATACATCCCAGTTTTTTACACCGATTATACTTGTCATACCTATAGGTTTACCACCCATGGCTGCTATATCGTTGACATTAACCAGAACAGAACAGTATCCTGCCCACCAGGGATCTACTTCCAATACTTTATCCCATATACCATCTGCAGCCAATAAGATAGCATCCTCACCGTTGATAGCTATTACTGCAGCATCCTCTCCAAAGGTGGCTATTATATCAAATTTGTAGTCTTCATCATTGAAATTAAAATTGGAGACTACCTCTTTTATACTTCTCTTTCTAACAACTCCTTCAAAGTTCCTTATAGAGTCAATTATCTCTTCCAATCTCATAGAACCCCCTATGATGCTTATAATATGCAATGACTTGGATATAATAACTGTCAGTAGAAATTTTATTTCTCTCTTAATTCAGTGTTATTATCTTTATAAATGTTTATTCTAAAATAATTGATAGAACTGTTCCAATATTAAATAAAAAACGTTAATGATTATAATTATAAAAATTATAAAAAATTTAAAATAAAGACTCAAAAAGTTTATTGGTAAAATTTTTGCATAATATTATATTATTTTTGGTAGTGTATTCAGAATATAACTAATTATAACTATTTATTTTATCCCTTCCCCCTAAGGGCATACTTTCCTCAAGATTTAATGAAAAATAGAGACTATACTTAAATCGCTATTTTGAGCATTTTTATCAGCCTATTTTCTATACTTTTCTATTAAATTTAAAAGTTCTTTTTTAAATTCTTTATTTCTAAATACCTCCTCTAAAATCATCCTTCTATCTCTCTGGGATAGAATATGCTCTTTTAAAAAATCTCTTAGACAATTCTGGAGGTCTATCTCGTATCTATGATTTTCTATATAGTTCTCTACCAACTTCCTAATATTTCTCGCTATCAAAGGACTTTTTCCCTGAGTATATACGACAAAGTATATTCCATCTTTATAGCAGTAGGCAGGGATTATAAAATTAATGTCTTTCTCAAATGTGGAAGAGTTTATAAATTTTCTAAATCTCTTGGCTATATTGACGATTCTCCTGTTGTTTTTCTCATCTATAGCGGTTATTATAAAATCATGCTCTTTTATTATCTTCTCAATATCTTCCTCTGTTAGTTCCTCCACATTACAGGTTATAAACTCGATATTACAGATATTTTTATAGTACATCTTTGTTTCTCTATCTATCTCTTCCTTAGTATACAGAGTTATCTTTTCTGGTTCTCCGGATATTATTTTATTCAATCTTCTTCTACCTACCTCTCCAAACCCAAAAATACATACTTTAAAGTCCTTTAACTTAATAAATACTGGTATCATAGTTATCAGATAGAGAGTTTTCAGGTAAGATCTTTATGATTTAGAGATAAATCAGGTACCTAGAAAAATTAATTTTTATGTAATAAAAAATCTTACTTTTCATTAAAATAAGTGTAATAATAATTAGAACCCTAATTAAATATAAAAAATAAAACCCTAATTCTCATCAAAAAAATTCTGATAAGAACAATAATTATTAAAGACCTTAGTTCCCATCAGTAGTGATTAAAAGAATAATGAAAATGATAATCATTTAATAATAAAAATCATGATTAAAATAATCAGTATAGAACTATATAAAAACTATTAAATATTCTAGGATCTTTCTGAACACTTAGGTAAGATAGGAGATCTTATTCTAGTAATCCACTATAGTGGAAGATATTCAGAGGGCTATTCCCCTCCAATCTTCTTTTTAAAATGCTGTATCTAGAATAATAGAAGTTTTTATTTTAAATTCTTTTTATTATTTTTATAATATATTTACCCTAATTCCCATCAAAAAATTCTGATAAGAATAATAATTATAATAAAAGTATAAAAAGATGGTATTAAAATCAAAATAAGAGATAAATAATCTCCTCCTGGGACGCTCTAAGATACTCTATGGAAGTGGAGGAGATCCTTCTTAGCAGGTTGCTATTATTAATTTTGTTAAAAGTATTATATTTTAATAATATTTTAATACCTTAATTCTCACTAAAGTAACGATTTAAATAATAAAAATAATAAAAAAGACTATAAAAAACTTAGTTCCCACTAAGTAGTGATTAAAAGAAGAATGAAAATAACCAATATAAAAATATTAGATATCCTTAGGATCTTTCTGAACCCTTGGATAATATAGGAGATCTTATTCTGAATCCCTGTATTAAAAGGTATTCAGAGGATCATTCTCCTCCAATCTTTTTTTTTAAAATTTTCTGTTTTTTAAACATTTTCTTTATTTTTATTATTTTTATAATTATTTTTATTATTCTCTAAATTATCCTTTTGATGAGAACTAGGGTTTATTAAAGATAATAATAAAAGTATAAAAAAGGTATTAAAATTAGAATAAAGATAATCTCCTGGGACGCTCTAAGATGCTATGGAAGTGGAGTAGATCTTCTTAGCAGGTTGTTATTATTAATTTTACTATCTTTTTTATTATTTTTACCCTATTCCCACCAAAGTTGATAATTAAAAAATTAAAGATCATAAAAACTAAAAAGAAAATTAAAAAGGAATCTTACATGTCTATCCAATGTCCAAATATAAAAATAAAGTGTTATTCTACTTTTTTACTTTTTTGCCTCTCTCTATCAGAATTTTATTCATTTTATTATTTTATTGTTATTACCCTTAAGATTTTTATTATTTTTATTTGATATTTTTTATTATTCTTCTAATCACGGTCTTGATGAGAAGTGGGTTTATTATATTATTTTTTTATTGAATTATTTGAATTGTATAAATAAATTATCCTAACATTCCCGATGAGGATATCAATCCCACTAAACCACTCCATATAATCTCAATGGAGATCGCTCCCAATATTAACCCCATAATTCTCACAATAGCATTTATTCCCGAAGTCCTTAAAGCCATTACTATCTTCTCAGATACGTAGAGAATAAGTATAGATATTCCCGTTGCAAGTAGGATGGAGACTATTATAACTAACTTATCCAATATTCCAGTACTGTGTTCCATAAGTATAATAGTAGTTGTTATACTTCCAGGACCTGCAAGCAAGGGTATACCTAGGGGCACTACTGCGATATCTTCCAACTGTGACATCTCCTCCTTTTCTTTCTGTGTCTGTTTGATCTTAGACATCTTGGCGTGGAGCATATCCCACGATATCTTTAATATCAACAGTCCTCCAATAACTTTAAAGGAGTCTACAGTAATTCCGAAAAAATTGAATATATATTTTCCAAAGAACCCAAATATTAAGAGGGTCAGTACCACTACAATTGCAGCCCTCTTTAGTATATGTATTACCTCTTTCTCTGTGTTGTTGACAGTCCACATATAAAAGAGGGGTGCCAATCCTATAGGATTCATAATAATAAAGAGAGAGGTAAAGGAGTATATAAAAAGGTTGATGTATTCCATACACCTCGCCCTTTGGCTGTATATCAAGATATTGGGATATTAAAATATAATAGAATTTTAATTCCTATTGATACTAGAGTTAAAATTACTTTTACCTTATATATCCTTAAATGAAATTTTTGCCCTTTCCAAGTACTTAGAGGTGTTCTTATTGGGATATTTTTATCTTCTTCCTATATCAATTATTTTATTTTTATTTATTATAATACTATTGGGATAAAAATATTTTTAAACTCCAAAGGTAAAGTATTTTAATTAATTATTACCATATATTAATCAATGTTAATTAACTCCTTAATATGTATTGGGATAGTTATGAAGGATCCTTTCAACAGAGAGATAAGGTCCCTAAGGATATCAGTAACCCCTCACTGTAATCTAAAATGCTTCTACTGTCATAGAGAGGGATATAGAAAATTTAATGGTAGATATATGACACCTGAAGAGATAGGGAAGATCGTAAAAACCTTTTTAGAATTTGGAATCAAAAAGATCAAAGTATCTGGAGGGGAACCTCTCCTAAGGGAGGATCTACCTGAGATAATTGAAAGTATTTCCCACCGTAAGATAAAGGAGATCTCCCTAACTACAAATGGAATACTCCTGAAAAAATACGCTGAAGTATTAAAAGACGCTGGTCTTCATAGGGTTAATGTCAGTTTAGATACCTTAGATCCTGAAAAGTATAGAAGAATAACCACCTACGGAGATGTGGAGTTGGTGAAGGCAGGGATAGAGAGAGCCATAGAGGTGGGACTTACACCCTTAAAGATAAACTACCTTGCAATGAAAAATACACTGGAGGATCTGGAGGATCTTATGGATTACTGTAGGGAGGTTGGGGCTATACTTCAAGTTATAGAACTTATGCCCCTGAATGAAAATTTAAAAAAATACTACGTAGATATTACACCTATAGAGAAGAAAATAGGAGAGATGGCAGATAAAGTAGTTACGAGAAGATCGATGCACAACAGGAGGAAGTACTACATAGGTAATTTAGAGGTGGAGTTTGTCAGACCTATGGATAATACAGAGTTCTGTAGCCACTGTACAAGGATAAGACTAACCTACGACGGATATATAAAGCCCTGTCTCCTTAGAGAGGATAACTTAGTAGATGTACTTACACCTTTAAGGAGGGGGGAGGATATAAGGGAGTATATACGTCAGGGGATACTTAGGAGGGAACCTTACTTTAAAGGGGATAAATATTAAGAAATAATATAATACCTAAATTCCCATTAATAAAAAATAATTATGATAAAAATTACAAAAAATAAAAAACTAAAAAAAGAAATTAAAAAGAAATACCACCTGTTTTTTCACTATACAGGTATTTTAACTTTTATTTATTTAATAATGTCGTATCCACTTTGTAATTCTGGATAAAGATTATTTTCTGGCGTGTTCTCTTTATTTTATTGTTATTTCTCTCAAGATTTTATTATTTTATAACCTTAGTTCCCATCAGTAGTGATTAAAAGAACAGTAAAAATGATAATTGTTATAATAAAAATCATAATTAAAATAATCAGTATAAAACCATTAAACTATAAGGATCTTTCTGATCACTTAGATAAAGATAAGAAATCCTATCTGATATCTACTATATTAGAAGGTATTCAAAGGACTATCCCTCCAATCTCCTTTTTAAATTTTATATTTGATAATGATAGAAGTTTTTATTTTAAAACCTTTTCTTTATTTTATAATTATTTTTATTATTCTTTAAATTATCCCTTTGATGGGAACTAGGGTATTTTATATTATCATAATATTATTATTTTTATTGACCTTCTAATCACAATCTCGATAGGAACTAGAGCATAATATAAAATAAAAAGTAAAACCTATTTTTTATACTCCGTGAATATATCTAATTACAGGTCCCTTGGATCCACCAACTCCCCCTTAACTGCACAGGCTGCCGCTGTAATAGGAGATGCTAAATACACCTCTGAATCCAAGGATCCCTCCCTACCTCTAAAGTTCCTGTTGGAGGTGGCAACACCTACCTCTCCAGGTCCCAAGATTCCATAAAGTGCCCCCATACATGCGGAGCATGAAGGATTGGTTACAACACATCCATACTTGTAGAACTTCTGTATTATACCCTCCTCCATCGCAGCGAGCATCACCTCCCTTGAGGCAGGAGTTACTATAACCCTCACATCATCTGCAATACCTCCATACTCCTCTATAACTCTTATCGCCATCCTTAAGTCCTCCAGTCTTCCATTTGTACAGGAGCCGATGAATACCTGATCTATAGGTTTCCCAGCAACCTCCCTTGCAGGTTTTACGTTATCTACAGCATGAGGGCAGGCAAATACAGGTTCTAAGTCATCTACCTCTATCTCATAAACCTCCTCGTACTCTGCATCCTCATCCCCCTTTATTACCTCGAAGGGTCTCTCCCTTCCATGTCTCTTCATGACTTCTTTAACGTAGTTAATTGTTTTTTCATCAGGTTCTATTACTCCCGTTTTTGCACCCATCTCTATGGCCATATTCGTCATAGTCATCCTTGACGCTATACTCATGTTTTTAACAGTCTCCCCTCCAAACTGCACAGCCTTGTAGGTTGCTCCGTCAAACCCTACCTCACCGATGATATGGAGGATCACATCCTTAGAGGTTACATAAGGTTTTAGATCTCCAGTAATATTGAAGTACAGTGTTTCAGGTACCTTAAACCACAACTCCCCAGTGGCAAATACTGCAGCCATATCTGTACTCCCTATACCTGTTGCAAAGGCACCGAAGGCTCCATGGGTACAGGTATGGGAGTCTGCTCCAACGATCACAGTACCTGGGACAACATGTCCCTTCTCAGGAAGTACCTGATGACATACTCCCTCCCTTATATCGTAGAAGTTCTTTATCCCATGTTTCTTTACGAATTTCCTCATAAGTATGTGGTTCTCCGCGGCGTTGATACTGTCGGCAGGCACCTGGTGATCGAAGAGTACAACTATCTTTTCAGGATCCCAAACCTTCTCTATTCCCTCCCTCTCTAAGGTATTTACAGTTAGTGGTCCTGTGATGTCATGTACCATAGCGGTATCTATCTTTGCCATCACTATATCTCCAGGAGATACAGATCTCTTTCCAGATGCTTTAGCGAGGATCTTCTCGACAAGAGTCATTCCCATGATACTACCTCCGAAGTTTTTATTATTATAATCCTCAATAATAATTAAGATTTTTATAGTTATTTGTATTTCAAAAATTTTTATATTTAAATATTATGCTATGTAGGTAGGAACTATTATTTTATTAAAATTTAATAATAAAGATTGTGATTGAAATGCTAAATCTAACAAAGATTATTGGAGATGAGATTGTTAAAAGATGTGAAGGGATAAAAGGAGTTAAAGGAGTTATACCATCAGTAAAGATAAGTAGAACAAATAGTTCTTGTATCGATGTAGATATAAATGTAGAAATAGAAAAAACTTATTAATAAAGATAATAAAAATTTAAATTTATAAATTAATTAAAGAGGAGGTAAAGAATATTATAAAGGAGTATATCCCTACCAAGTTTAACATTAGTTAATATGTTCTTACCTTGCCCCCTCTCTAGTGTTCAGTATAGGTTCCAAAGATAATCAGCAAGATTTTACTTTTTTATCTATGTACTAACTCTTTATTTTTAAAGATTTCTATTTTTTATTTGCTGTATTCTTTTTTTATCTTATACTTTATTATAATTATTATTTTTATCGAGATCCTTCTTTTTTATTATTTTTAACAACCTCCTCAACTCCACCATCTTTGGAGGAAGTTCTCTCCACCTCCAGAAACCTCTAAGTATCTCATCCATACTATAGTATCTCTTCAAGTAGTTAACCCATCTATTCCAAAGTTCTGGGTAGAGATCTCTTACACGTAAGAACTCACTGTTAAGTGCAGCAGGGCATAGATAACAACCTATCCTCTCAAAACCCCTGTCGTAGAGTGGGTTATAGGGAATACCCTCTAAAAGTATATAACTCCAGACGTCGATGGCGTTCCAATCCAATATAGGGAAGAGATTAACCTGAAAATCTATAAATCTACTCTTTCTCGTATAACTTAACTTAGATCTGGTGAAACTTTCGAATTTTCTCGATCCATCTATTGTCAATACCTTTTTATTTGGATAGTGTTCCATGAAAAAATTTTTTAAAGGTATCAACTTGCAGACACTGTTGCACCATCTGTTATCCTTTGTAGGAATCCCTTCCCTCTCTAAGTGATCCCAGAAGTAATCTCCATCTACTATATGTAAGTTTAAATCGTATTCCTTTGCAAATCTCTTTACGTACTTTAAAGTATCTGGATACTCTAAACCTGTATCTATAAATATAACATCTATATCGGGAATAATTTCCCTTGCAAGAAGTGTGGAAACAGCACTATCCTTCCCACCACTGAAAGAGGTATTTATTATATATCCTTTCTCCTTATATCTCTCTATGTATCTTTTAAGGATAGTCTTGGAATACTCTAAAAGGCGATTTATTCTCTCTCTATTCTTTTCTAAGTACTCCTCTATTTTTTTAATGTAAATATCTTTTTTCTTTCTTTTTAAATCTTTCAATTTAATGCCCTTCTCTCTTTTTACACCAACACCTATGAAATCTCCCATCTCCACTCCTACGAAGTTATTACATTCTTTAACAATCTCTAGATATTCTCTGGGATTCTCTACATAATCTTCTTTTAGATATTTGCCCTTTAGTCTCCTCTTTGTAGGTTTTAAGTGGATTTTTTTAGAGTCTATAAGTTGGTAGTAGTAAGGTGTAGGTGTAAATTTCCAGTCTAAATCCAGAAGGTTAAACTCCAATATCCCTATTTGAGTGTTCTCATCAATATATACTCTTTTCCTATAGTCCATACCAGGGAGTTTTTCTAGGAGTATTAAATCATCGTATTGGAGATTTAAATCTGTCAATCTGTTGATAACGTCTATCTCGTACTTAGAGGCGAACTTTGTATCCTCTTTAAACCTTGAGATGAGATAACCTTTTCTGTTCATTGGGATCACATCATAGTTTAGAATTGTCTGTATACTTAAGAATTGTAGTCATGAACATAATTTTTTAAATTATAATAAAAATAATATAATACCCTAATTCCCATCAAAAAATTCTAATAAGAATAACAATAATTATAAAAAATAAAAATATAAAAAGAAGTATTAAAATTATTGAAATTAAAACAAGAGATAAATAATTTCTCCTGGAATGCTCTAAGATACTGTAGGGATAAAACAGATCCTCCCTAACAGTCTGCTATTATTATCCATATTTTAATATTTTCTCAGTCTTCTTTATTATTTTTTTATTATCTAAATCTTACTTTGATGGAAATTAAGGTTTATTTTATTACTCCTCTTAAGATTTTTATTATTTTTTTATTATGATAATCATTTTTATTATTATTTTTTTAATCACAATCTTGATGGGAACTGGGGTTAATATAATAAATAAAAAAGGTAAAAAACTTCTAAAAGAAGGTTAGGGAAAATTCTACACTACCTTTTCAGTGCTAATGGAGTTCAGGGGTTAAAGTTTATTTTGATTACTATATTCTTTAATTAAATATTAACAGTTTTAAGATTCTTATCTTTTAATTTTTTTCTACTTTTTATAATTCTTTTTTATTCGATCCTCATAGTTATTTTAAACTTAAAATTTTATTCATAACTATAAAATAGATGATAAAATATAAAAAAAGATAAAAAACCCTCAATTACCTTTCTCTGGCTATTCCTAGAACCTTGAAGGTGGAACTCTTATTATTTTAGAGGGTTTTATCCACAGACTAATGGAGACAATACCTAAAAGTTAGTAGGGTTTCAAATTATTTACCTTCTAATACTTACATATATCGGGGAATACAACACTATATAATTTTTTAATTTATATAAAAATAAGATTAAGATTTTATATAATACTCACCTTATTATACTAATGATTATATCAATAACACATTAGGGTGATAAATTTGATATCAAAGTACGTTGTTAGAGATGTAATGACTAGAGGAATCTACGAAGTATTTTTAGATACACCTCTAAGAGAGATAATAAAAACCATGGGCGAAAACAACATATCTTCTGTAGTGGTAACAGATAGAGAAGGTACATACTGGGGGATTATTACAAGTTTAGATGTACTAAAGTATTATACAAAGGATATAGATAACTTAAAGGCTGAAGATATAATGGTTAGTAAAATTATCACAGTAGATCCTCTAACTCCTTTAGAAAAGGCTGCTGCCATAATGGTGGAAAATAGAATACACCATCTATATGTAGTGTCTGAACTTAGGGAGGATAAGATAGTGGGAGTTATCAGTTCAAAGGACATTATCAAAGTGCTCCATAAAGCGCTGGAAGAATAGGTGGAAGAATGAGCAAAATTAGAGATATAAACCTCTACCCTGAGGGGGAGTTAAAGATAGAGTGGGCTAGGAGGCATATGCCAGTTTTGAATCTCATAAGGGAGGAGTTTAAAGTTGAAAAACCATTTAAAGGGCTTACCATAGGGATGGCATTACATCTAGAGGCGAAAACTGCTGTATTGGCTGAAACCTTAATGGAGGGAGGGGCAGAGATCGCCATTACTGGATGCAATCCTCTATCTACCCAGGACGATGTAGCCGCTGCCTGTGTAAAGAGGGGGATGAATGTATACGCCTGGAGAGGAGAGACTCGAGAGGAGTACTACGAAAATCTACATAGGGTATTAGATCATGAACCAGATATAGTGATAGACGACGGTGCAGATCTTATATTTCTACTCCATAGGGAGAGACAGGAACTTCTCGATAAAGTAATGGGAGGTTGTGAGGAAACTACAACTGGAGTTATAAGACTAAAGGCTATGGCTGAGGAGGGAGTGTTGAAGTTCCCAGTTATAAACGTAAATGATGCCTATACAAAACACCTCTTTGATAACAGGTATGGAACAGGACAGAGTGCCATGGATGGTATTATAAGAACTACAAACCTTCTAATTGCTGGGAAGAATGTGGTAGTGGCTGGATACGGTTGGTGTGGTAGAGGAGTTGCAATGAGGGCTGCTGGAATGGGTGCAAATGTTATCGTAACTGAAGTTAATCCTATAAAGGCCCTGGAGGCTAAAATGGACGGCTATAGAGTTATGAAGATGGAGGAGGCCGCCAAGATAGGAGATATCTTTATCACTACAACAGGATGTAAGGATGTAATTAGGGCTGAACATATGCTAGTTATGAAGGATGGGGCTATCCTTGCAAATGCAGGGCACTTTGACAACGAGATCAGTAAGGAGGACCTTAGGAGTATCTCCAAGTCTGTTAGATGGGTCAGAAGAAACATAGAGGAGTACGACTTAGGGAATAAAAAACTCTACCTCCTTGGAGAGGGCAGGTTGGTAAACCTAGCATGTGGAGATGGACATCCTTGTGAAGTTATGGACATGAGTTTTGCAAACCAGGCACTAAGTGCCAAGTACCTTAAGGAGAATCATGAAAAATTAGAGAACAAGGTATACAACATACCTTATGAGCAGGATCTACGAATAGCCTCTTTAAAGTTAAAGTCTATGGGTGTCGAAATCGATGAATTAACGCCAGAGCAGAGAAGATATTTAAGTGATTGGAGAGAAGGGACTTAATTTTAGTAAAATTATTAAAAAAAATAAAAATAATAAAAATTAATATTAATAAAGAAAAATATTTAAAAACCCTAATTCCTACTAAAATCCTGATAAGAACAACAAATAATTAATAAAAGAAGGTATTAATGAGAAATAAAGGATCTCTCCTGGGACGCTCTAAGATACCAAATGGAATTGGAGTAGATCCTCCTAACCAGTTGCTGTTATTAATTTTGTTATAAATTATTTTTACTTATATTTTATTTATAACTATAATTTCCATCAAGGCAATGATTGGAAGAATGATAAAAATAATGATTAATAAGCTTTCATTCTCCTAGACTACATTGGACACTAGAGAAACAAGCAAGGTTTCTTT encodes:
- a CDS encoding adenosylhomocysteinase, which produces MSKIRDINLYPEGELKIEWARRHMPVLNLIREEFKVEKPFKGLTIGMALHLEAKTAVLAETLMEGGAEIAITGCNPLSTQDDVAAACVKRGMNVYAWRGETREEYYENLHRVLDHEPDIVIDDGADLIFLLHRERQELLDKVMGGCEETTTGVIRLKAMAEEGVLKFPVINVNDAYTKHLFDNRYGTGQSAMDGIIRTTNLLIAGKNVVVAGYGWCGRGVAMRAAGMGANVIVTEVNPIKALEAKMDGYRVMKMEEAAKIGDIFITTTGCKDVIRAEHMLVMKDGAILANAGHFDNEISKEDLRSISKSVRWVRRNIEEYDLGNKKLYLLGEGRLVNLACGDGHPCEVMDMSFANQALSAKYLKENHEKLENKVYNIPYEQDLRIASLKLKSMGVEIDELTPEQRRYLSDWREGT